From the Amycolatopsis thermoflava N1165 genome, one window contains:
- a CDS encoding hydantoinase/oxoprolinase family protein, giving the protein MAYVIGVDVGGTFTDAVLDDDAGIVLAAKSPSTPPDYSRGVLDVLELLAEQLGKPLEEMLADTHHIAHGTTSSLNALVMGNVPPVGFLTTKGHRDSIFIMNVEGRYLGRSPHELQNVLGQAKDHTLLPKRLALEVTERIDRDGNVVVGLDEDEARAAIRTLLADGVRAIAVSLLWSFRNPVHERRLRELVAEQDPEVFVALSSEVSPRIREFARNATTIMSTQIGPGLRDYLTTLENALRENDLAGPLLVMQSNGGAVAAKEAPATAISTVGSVLTGGVVGSVALGRQLGHRNIISTDVGGTTFLAGLVVDGEPVRDTTTVINHHPINVPTLRVDAIGSGGGAIAWLDAGGNLRIGPRSAQAVPGPACYGNGGTEPTNTDANLVLGILPERGLLGGRKPLSLELARQAIDTQIAKPLGLSVEEAAAAIYTVQNAQTGDLLRKTVVEAGHDPREFVLYAFGGAGPAHCAGYAAEVGVDEVVVPLGPVASAFSAYGLASSDIALAAELSDPTVVPFDPDRAEQNFRDLEKQVREGLDRQGVRFDTVEVHREIDMRYSMQLAEVTTPVAGGPLDMAAIEQAAAAFEERYAALYGKDAGFREAGIQAITFRVRGIGVLPFSPELPAIPAATSPDPSGARVGRRPVCLDAATGYVDTPVYDYRELRAGHELAGPAIVEVPTTTVVVPAGTTGTVDSLGNLTIRRTSARSAS; this is encoded by the coding sequence ATGGCGTATGTCATCGGCGTGGACGTGGGCGGTACGTTCACGGACGCCGTTCTCGACGACGACGCGGGCATCGTCCTCGCGGCCAAGTCGCCGTCCACCCCGCCGGACTACTCCCGGGGTGTTCTCGACGTGCTGGAGCTGCTCGCCGAGCAGCTGGGCAAGCCGCTGGAGGAGATGCTCGCCGACACCCACCACATCGCGCACGGCACCACGTCGTCGCTGAACGCACTGGTCATGGGGAACGTGCCACCGGTCGGTTTCCTCACCACGAAGGGGCACCGGGACTCGATCTTCATCATGAACGTCGAGGGCCGCTACCTCGGCCGGTCCCCGCACGAACTGCAGAACGTGCTGGGGCAGGCCAAGGACCACACGCTGCTGCCGAAACGCCTCGCGCTCGAGGTGACCGAACGGATCGACCGCGACGGCAACGTCGTGGTCGGCCTCGACGAGGACGAGGCCCGCGCCGCGATCCGCACGCTGCTCGCCGACGGTGTGCGGGCGATCGCCGTGTCGCTGTTGTGGTCGTTCCGCAACCCGGTCCACGAACGGCGGCTGCGGGAACTGGTCGCCGAGCAGGACCCCGAGGTCTTCGTCGCGTTGTCGAGCGAAGTCAGCCCCCGCATCCGGGAGTTCGCCCGCAACGCCACCACGATCATGAGCACCCAGATCGGCCCCGGGCTGCGGGATTACCTCACCACGCTGGAGAACGCCCTCCGCGAGAACGACCTCGCCGGCCCGCTCCTGGTGATGCAGAGCAACGGCGGCGCGGTCGCGGCCAAGGAGGCCCCGGCCACCGCGATCAGCACCGTCGGCTCCGTCCTGACCGGCGGTGTCGTCGGCTCGGTGGCGCTCGGCCGCCAGCTCGGGCACCGCAACATCATCTCCACCGACGTCGGGGGCACGACCTTCCTCGCCGGGCTGGTCGTCGACGGCGAACCGGTGCGCGACACCACGACCGTGATCAACCACCACCCGATCAACGTGCCCACGCTGCGGGTGGACGCGATCGGTTCCGGTGGTGGCGCGATCGCCTGGCTCGACGCCGGCGGCAACCTCCGCATCGGGCCGCGTAGCGCGCAGGCCGTGCCCGGCCCGGCCTGCTACGGCAACGGCGGCACCGAACCGACCAACACCGACGCGAACCTGGTGCTGGGCATCCTGCCCGAGCGCGGCCTGCTCGGCGGGCGCAAACCGCTCTCGCTCGAGCTGGCCAGGCAGGCCATCGACACCCAGATCGCCAAACCGCTCGGGCTCTCGGTCGAGGAGGCCGCCGCCGCGATCTACACCGTGCAGAACGCCCAGACCGGCGACCTGCTGCGCAAAACCGTCGTCGAGGCCGGTCACGACCCGCGCGAGTTCGTGCTGTACGCCTTCGGCGGCGCCGGCCCCGCGCACTGCGCCGGCTACGCCGCCGAAGTGGGGGTCGACGAAGTGGTGGTGCCGCTGGGCCCGGTCGCCTCCGCGTTCTCCGCCTACGGCCTCGCGTCCTCGGACATCGCCCTGGCCGCCGAGCTGTCCGATCCCACCGTCGTGCCGTTCGACCCGGACCGGGCCGAACAGAACTTCCGAGACCTGGAAAAACAGGTCCGCGAAGGGCTGGACCGCCAGGGGGTGCGGTTCGACACCGTCGAGGTCCACCGCGAGATCGACATGCGCTACTCCATGCAGCTCGCGGAGGTCACCACCCCGGTCGCGGGCGGACCGCTGGACATGGCCGCGATCGAGCAAGCCGCGGCGGCGTTCGAGGAGCGCTACGCCGCGCTCTACGGCAAGGACGCCGGGTTCCGGGAAGCCGGCATCCAGGCCATCACCTTCCGGGTCCGGGGAATCGGGGTGCTGCCGTTCTCGCCGGAGCTGCCCGCGATCCCCGCCGCCACCTCGCCGGATCCCTCCGGGGCGCGAGTGGGCCGCCGCCCGGTGTGCCTCGACGCCGCCACCGGCTACGTGGACACGCCCGTCTACGACTACCGCGAACTGCGTGCCGGCCACGAGCTCGCCGGGCCCGCCATCGTCGAGGTCCCGACGACCACGGTCGTCGTGCCGGCCGGCACCACCGGCACGGTGGACTCGCTCGGCAACCTGACCATCCGCCGCACCTCCGCCAGGAGCGCCTCATGA
- a CDS encoding NAD(P)-dependent alcohol dehydrogenase translates to MKAVQVVGYHENLRMTEVPEPEVTGPWDVIVKIGGAGVCRTDIHILEGQWAEKSGVTLPYTIGHENAGWVHAVGSAVTNVAEGDKVIVHPLITCGLCAACRAGDDVHCSASAFPGIDTHGGYAEYLKTSARSVVRIDDSLEPADVAALADAGLTAYHAAAKAARRLRPGNRCVVIGAGGLGHIGIQVLKALTAAELIVVDRNPDAVKLAVSIGADHGVVAEGRQVEEVLDLTGGSGAEVVLDFVGEGGATRDGVGMLRRAGDYHVVGYGENIDVPTIDIISTEINFIGNLVGSYTDLCELMVLAAQGKVRLHTTKYPLERFQDAIDDLDAGRIRGRAILTP, encoded by the coding sequence GTGAAGGCAGTACAGGTCGTGGGCTACCACGAGAACCTGCGGATGACCGAGGTGCCGGAACCGGAGGTCACCGGGCCCTGGGACGTGATCGTGAAGATCGGCGGGGCCGGCGTGTGCCGCACCGACATCCACATCCTGGAAGGGCAGTGGGCCGAGAAGTCCGGCGTCACCCTGCCGTACACGATCGGCCACGAGAACGCCGGCTGGGTGCACGCCGTCGGCAGCGCGGTCACCAACGTCGCGGAAGGCGACAAGGTCATCGTGCACCCGCTGATCACGTGCGGGCTGTGCGCGGCCTGTCGCGCCGGGGACGACGTGCACTGCTCGGCCAGTGCGTTCCCGGGCATCGACACGCACGGCGGGTACGCGGAGTACCTGAAGACCTCGGCGCGCAGCGTGGTGCGCATCGACGATTCGCTGGAGCCGGCCGACGTCGCCGCGCTCGCCGACGCCGGGCTCACCGCCTACCACGCGGCGGCCAAGGCGGCGCGGCGGTTGCGGCCGGGGAACCGGTGCGTGGTGATCGGCGCGGGTGGGCTCGGGCACATCGGCATCCAGGTGCTCAAGGCACTGACGGCGGCCGAGCTGATCGTGGTCGACCGCAACCCGGACGCGGTGAAGCTGGCCGTGTCGATCGGCGCCGACCACGGGGTCGTCGCCGAGGGGCGGCAGGTGGAGGAGGTGCTCGACCTGACCGGCGGTTCTGGGGCCGAGGTGGTGCTCGACTTCGTGGGGGAGGGCGGCGCGACGCGCGACGGCGTCGGGATGCTGCGCCGGGCCGGGGACTACCACGTGGTCGGGTACGGCGAGAACATCGACGTGCCGACGATCGACATCATCTCCACGGAGATCAACTTCATCGGCAACCTGGTCGGTTCCTACACCGACCTGTGCGAGCTGATGGTGCTCGCGGCGCAGGGCAAGGTGCGGCTGCACACCACGAAGTACCCGCTGGAGCGGTTCCAGGACGCGATCGACGACCTCGATGCGGGCCGCATCCGGGGCCGCGCGATCCTGACGCCCTGA
- a CDS encoding hydantoinase B/oxoprolinase family protein yields the protein MSMPIPGSEVFASRPVDPGELQRSLPSTLPTHTVTQEQIDALDPLTYEVVRHRLWSVTDEMGEALKRMSGSPIVTDANDFDFAISDELGQEVQVGLYNTMLVGAVDLAIYWTLRNRATNPGIAEGDMFLTNDPWVGGGLHQNDVMVYQPVFHDGKLFAWTSAICHEPDLGGVGLGSFSPAAQDVFSESLPTPPVKVVRDFQLQRDVADLWVRRSRVPMLVALDLRAKVGANNVGRERLHALIEQYGADTVKAVMKRMMADAEARLRGKLAALPDGSWTATGYQDQSHEGDRGLHKITVTTTKTGDHLTFDFTGTDPQSGVVNCTYAGMRGGVMLALLPVLAGDIPWSAGGLMRCFDLVTEEGTLNNATYPAAVGRGPIGPAWLTGNLVAECLAQMLDRDLELGKNVQATCCGTWDTAVIAGLDERGEQPAPFLNIIMEPMSGGYGARPHADGIDTGGLFCIPMGRIPDVEMTEFLYPVLALWRREVPDSGGPGRHRGGVGASIAITPHGTSIPMGLVLASNGKAVSQNGGLAGGHPGNTGLDVLARHSRVTDLLAAGRMPSELSEVSEHLEPAQNYASSHLAPGEVFVMTWQGGGGYGDPLNRDPEAVARDLREQKITAGAARSVYGVVVENGAVDEAATAAERERQRSARRQRSRVLRVPSGRKTDATSVKRLDDNLVEVTDGAQAAVACRHCHEILGDATEGDDLSLAIYEGPATDAGPQIIANAADYVDAPVVFRQYCCPSCWTALYSAVVPADHPTPPLAGLIATPAA from the coding sequence ATGAGCATGCCCATCCCCGGTTCCGAGGTCTTCGCGAGCCGCCCGGTCGACCCCGGCGAGCTGCAGCGCTCGCTGCCCTCCACCCTGCCCACCCACACCGTCACCCAGGAGCAGATCGACGCGCTCGACCCGCTCACCTACGAGGTGGTGCGCCACCGGCTCTGGTCGGTCACCGACGAGATGGGCGAGGCGCTCAAGCGCATGTCCGGCTCGCCGATCGTCACCGACGCCAACGACTTCGACTTCGCCATCTCCGACGAACTCGGCCAGGAAGTCCAGGTCGGCCTGTACAACACGATGCTCGTCGGCGCGGTCGACCTGGCCATCTACTGGACGCTGCGCAACCGCGCCACCAACCCCGGCATCGCCGAGGGCGACATGTTCCTCACCAACGACCCGTGGGTCGGCGGTGGGCTGCACCAGAACGACGTGATGGTGTACCAGCCCGTTTTCCACGACGGCAAGCTGTTCGCCTGGACCAGCGCGATCTGCCACGAACCGGACCTCGGCGGCGTCGGGCTCGGCTCCTTCTCCCCCGCCGCGCAGGACGTGTTCTCCGAATCCCTGCCCACCCCGCCGGTCAAGGTGGTGCGCGACTTCCAGTTGCAACGCGACGTCGCCGACCTGTGGGTCCGGCGCTCCCGGGTGCCCATGCTCGTCGCTCTCGACCTGCGCGCGAAGGTCGGCGCGAACAACGTCGGCCGGGAACGGTTGCACGCGCTGATCGAGCAGTACGGGGCCGACACGGTCAAGGCCGTCATGAAGCGGATGATGGCGGACGCGGAGGCCCGGCTGCGCGGCAAGCTCGCCGCCCTGCCCGACGGCAGCTGGACCGCGACCGGTTACCAGGACCAGTCCCACGAGGGCGACCGCGGCCTGCACAAGATCACCGTGACCACCACCAAGACCGGTGATCACCTCACGTTCGACTTCACCGGCACCGACCCGCAGTCCGGCGTCGTGAACTGCACCTACGCCGGGATGCGCGGCGGCGTGATGCTCGCCCTCCTCCCCGTGCTGGCGGGCGACATCCCGTGGTCGGCAGGCGGGCTCATGCGCTGCTTCGACCTGGTCACCGAGGAAGGCACGCTCAACAACGCGACCTACCCGGCCGCCGTCGGCCGGGGCCCGATCGGCCCGGCCTGGCTCACCGGCAACCTCGTCGCCGAATGCCTGGCGCAGATGCTCGACCGCGACCTCGAACTCGGCAAGAACGTCCAGGCGACCTGTTGCGGCACCTGGGACACCGCGGTCATCGCCGGACTCGACGAGCGCGGCGAGCAACCGGCACCGTTCCTCAACATCATCATGGAGCCGATGTCCGGCGGGTACGGCGCGCGGCCGCACGCCGACGGCATCGACACCGGCGGGCTCTTCTGCATCCCGATGGGCCGCATCCCCGACGTCGAGATGACCGAGTTCCTCTACCCGGTGCTGGCCCTGTGGCGGCGTGAGGTCCCGGATTCGGGCGGACCGGGGCGGCACCGCGGCGGGGTCGGGGCATCGATCGCCATCACCCCCCATGGAACCAGCATCCCCATGGGACTCGTCCTCGCCTCCAACGGCAAGGCGGTGTCCCAGAACGGCGGCCTCGCCGGCGGGCACCCCGGCAACACCGGGCTCGACGTGCTGGCCCGGCACAGCCGCGTCACCGATCTCCTCGCCGCCGGGCGGATGCCCAGCGAGCTGTCCGAGGTCAGCGAGCACCTCGAACCGGCGCAGAACTACGCGTCCAGCCACCTGGCGCCGGGTGAGGTGTTCGTGATGACCTGGCAGGGCGGCGGAGGCTACGGCGACCCGCTGAACCGGGACCCCGAGGCGGTCGCCCGCGACCTCCGGGAACAGAAGATCACCGCCGGCGCCGCCCGGTCCGTCTACGGCGTCGTCGTCGAGAACGGCGCCGTGGACGAGGCGGCGACCGCGGCCGAAAGGGAGCGTCAGCGGTCGGCGCGACGGCAACGCTCCCGGGTCCTTCGCGTGCCCAGCGGCCGCAAGACCGACGCGACCTCGGTGAAACGCCTCGACGACAACCTCGTCGAGGTCACCGACGGGGCGCAGGCCGCGGTGGCGTGCCGCCACTGCCACGAGATCCTCGGTGACGCCACCGAGGGCGACGACCTCTCCCTCGCGATCTACGAAGGCCCGGCCACCGACGCCGGGCCCCAGATCATCGCGAACGCCGCGGACTACGTGGACGCTCCGGTGGTCTTCCGGCAGTACTGCTGCCCGTCCTGCTGGACGGCGCTGTACTCGGCGGTCGTGCCCGCCGATCACCCCACGCCGCCGCTCGCCGGGCTGATCGCGACCCCGGCAGCGTGA
- a CDS encoding (2,3-dihydroxybenzoyl)adenylate synthase — protein MRTSRWGERLVTYPGDVVRRYREAGLWGTATIADELHAVALAHPERDAVVALDGRVTFRELDERTDLLAAGLAGLGLTPGDPVLFQVSNRLGAILAWYGVLKAGLVPVCTLAAHRGHEIGEISRRVGAVAHLVEADNRGFDLVGFAVEQQRDHPTLRHVLVLGGSAGVAGVAVESLGAGVDPRAARATVEDIQRGIDPDDVAVFQLSGGTTGVPKVIPRLHAEYWYNALAYARSWGWGPDTRVAHLIPVIHNAGIVCAVHGPHSVGACLVLGTADPEVSFPLMAEERVTHVLLGHGHFKAAGLPGFAAATKSVTQVVLSGTKVPPALFDGLERRGLWSGQLFGMGEGLFITTRPGAPREARAETVGTPLSPMDEVRILEPGTETEVPDGEIGELCCRGPYTLRGYFDAPQHNATAFTSDGFYRTGDLAAVRKIDGERYFTIEGRIKDLINRGGEKINAEEVESLLLRHPRITAAAVVAMPDPRLGERTCAYLVVPGEPLTLRDVQDHFAALQVAKFKWPERIELIAEIPRTLVGKMDKKRLHADIARKVAAERAGTGRPRSTAPATTSGGNP, from the coding sequence ATGAGGACAAGCCGGTGGGGCGAGCGGCTCGTCACCTACCCCGGTGACGTGGTGCGCCGGTACCGGGAGGCGGGCCTGTGGGGCACCGCCACGATCGCGGACGAACTGCATGCGGTCGCGCTGGCCCATCCGGAGCGCGACGCGGTCGTCGCGCTCGACGGGCGGGTCACCTTCCGGGAACTGGACGAGCGCACCGACCTCCTCGCGGCGGGCCTGGCCGGGCTGGGGCTGACGCCCGGTGATCCGGTGCTGTTCCAGGTCTCGAACCGGCTCGGGGCGATCCTCGCCTGGTACGGGGTGCTCAAGGCCGGGCTGGTGCCGGTGTGCACCCTGGCCGCGCACCGCGGCCACGAGATCGGCGAGATCAGCAGGCGGGTCGGCGCCGTCGCCCACCTGGTGGAGGCGGACAACCGCGGGTTCGACCTGGTCGGCTTCGCCGTCGAGCAGCAGCGGGACCACCCCACGCTGCGTCACGTGCTGGTGCTGGGCGGTTCCGCCGGCGTCGCGGGCGTCGCGGTCGAGTCGCTCGGCGCCGGCGTCGATCCCCGGGCCGCCCGCGCGACGGTCGAGGACATCCAGCGGGGCATCGATCCCGACGACGTCGCGGTCTTCCAGCTCTCCGGCGGCACCACCGGGGTGCCGAAGGTGATCCCGCGGCTGCACGCCGAATACTGGTACAACGCCCTGGCCTACGCGCGTTCCTGGGGCTGGGGCCCGGACACCCGGGTGGCCCACCTGATCCCCGTCATCCACAACGCGGGCATCGTGTGCGCGGTCCACGGCCCGCACAGCGTCGGCGCGTGCCTGGTCCTCGGCACCGCGGACCCGGAGGTCTCGTTCCCGCTGATGGCCGAGGAGCGGGTCACGCACGTCCTGCTCGGGCACGGGCACTTCAAGGCGGCCGGCCTGCCCGGGTTCGCGGCGGCGACGAAATCGGTGACCCAGGTGGTGTTGTCGGGCACGAAGGTGCCGCCCGCGCTCTTCGACGGACTGGAACGCCGCGGCCTGTGGTCGGGGCAGCTGTTCGGCATGGGCGAAGGGCTGTTCATCACCACGCGCCCGGGCGCTCCGCGCGAAGCCCGCGCGGAAACCGTCGGCACCCCACTGTCCCCAATGGACGAAGTCCGGATCCTGGAACCCGGCACCGAAACCGAAGTCCCGGACGGGGAGATCGGCGAACTCTGCTGCCGCGGCCCCTACACCCTCCGCGGCTACTTCGACGCCCCTCAGCACAACGCGACGGCGTTCACCTCCGACGGCTTCTACCGCACCGGGGACCTCGCGGCGGTCCGCAAGATCGACGGGGAGCGGTACTTCACGATCGAAGGCCGGATCAAGGATCTGATCAACCGGGGCGGCGAGAAGATCAACGCCGAGGAGGTGGAGTCGTTGCTGCTCCGCCATCCCCGGATCACCGCCGCGGCCGTGGTCGCCATGCCGGACCCGCGCCTGGGCGAGCGCACGTGCGCCTACCTCGTCGTGCCCGGCGAGCCGCTCACCCTGCGCGACGTGCAGGACCACTTCGCCGCCCTGCAGGTGGCGAAGTTCAAGTGGCCCGAACGCATCGAGCTGATCGCCGAAATCCCGCGCACCCTGGTCGGGAAGATGGACAAGAAACGCCTGCACGCCGACATCGCCCGCAAGGTCGCCGCCGAACGCGCCGGGACCGGGCGGCCGCGCAGCACGGCTCCCGCAACCACCTCAGGAGGAAATCCGTGA
- a CDS encoding FAD-dependent monooxygenase → MQVRRAAVLGGGPGGLYAARLLKLAQPSCDVVVHEQGEPDKTFGFGVGLAAGTQRRLEAADADTLRDILAAGHRHDMTMTVGDRSARVRNDRLIGVARTELLAVLRRHAEKAGVRMEYGARRAADELDADIVIAADGVSSATRSTGGFGEDIEVGRGLYLWCGAEFALPDAMFAPVDTEHGVFVTHAYPYSGGRSTFLIETDEETWRRAGFDRSTDATPPDASDTTSLRYLEQVFAAQLRGHPLIGNRTRWTRFRTVRCKRWSSGRVVLLGDAAHTAHFSIGSGTKLAMEDAIGLVEALAGEPDAAAAFARYEASRRPDVERMQELARRSQLWWESFPSRLHIPVERLMVAYMTRAGNVPLDRFAATSPDVVAAAAEQYANSTPPAQGLVDWVLEQPLRHEQAEFPRRVLPAVPAGLALTTFADVVADPWGDAGDAVVARARQARRDGADGFRFTGPADRPAVLTRLDLAERVRTEAGGLVVVDGPPSLRGDLAAGLVSGRCDLVSFTEEAA, encoded by the coding sequence ATGCAAGTACGCCGCGCCGCGGTGCTCGGCGGGGGCCCGGGCGGTCTCTACGCCGCGCGTCTGCTCAAGCTGGCCCAGCCCTCGTGCGACGTGGTCGTGCACGAGCAGGGCGAGCCCGACAAGACGTTCGGTTTCGGCGTGGGGCTGGCGGCCGGCACGCAACGCAGGCTCGAGGCGGCCGACGCGGACACTCTGCGCGACATCCTGGCCGCCGGGCACCGGCACGACATGACGATGACCGTGGGGGACCGGAGCGCGCGGGTCCGCAACGACCGCCTGATCGGTGTCGCCCGCACCGAACTGCTCGCCGTGCTCCGGCGGCACGCCGAGAAGGCGGGCGTGCGCATGGAATACGGCGCCCGGCGCGCGGCCGACGAGCTCGACGCGGACATCGTCATCGCCGCCGACGGGGTCAGCAGCGCCACCCGGAGCACCGGCGGCTTCGGCGAGGACATCGAGGTCGGCCGCGGGCTCTACCTGTGGTGCGGCGCGGAGTTCGCGCTGCCGGACGCGATGTTCGCCCCGGTGGACACGGAACACGGGGTGTTCGTCACCCACGCCTATCCCTACTCCGGCGGCCGCAGCACGTTCCTGATCGAAACCGACGAGGAGACGTGGCGCCGCGCCGGGTTCGACCGTTCCACGGACGCCACACCGCCCGACGCGTCGGACACCACCTCGCTGCGCTACCTGGAGCAGGTGTTCGCCGCGCAGCTGCGCGGGCACCCGCTGATCGGCAACCGGACCCGCTGGACGCGGTTCCGCACCGTGCGGTGCAAGCGCTGGTCGTCCGGGCGGGTCGTGTTGCTCGGCGACGCCGCGCACACCGCGCACTTCTCCATCGGCTCGGGCACCAAGCTCGCGATGGAGGACGCGATCGGACTCGTCGAAGCGCTGGCCGGAGAACCCGATGCGGCGGCGGCGTTCGCGCGTTACGAGGCCTCCCGCCGCCCGGACGTGGAGCGGATGCAGGAGCTGGCGCGACGGAGCCAGTTGTGGTGGGAGTCGTTCCCGTCGCGGCTGCACATCCCGGTCGAGCGGCTGATGGTCGCCTACATGACCAGGGCGGGCAACGTCCCCCTCGACCGCTTCGCCGCCACCAGCCCGGACGTCGTCGCCGCCGCGGCCGAGCAGTACGCGAACTCGACACCCCCGGCCCAGGGCCTGGTCGACTGGGTGCTGGAACAACCCCTGCGGCACGAGCAGGCCGAGTTCCCGCGACGCGTTCTCCCGGCCGTTCCAGCCGGCCTGGCGCTCACGACGTTCGCCGACGTCGTCGCCGATCCCTGGGGCGACGCCGGAGATGCCGTCGTCGCGCGGGCGCGTCAAGCTCGACGGGACGGGGCCGACGGTTTCCGGTTCACCGGCCCCGCTGACCGGCCGGCCGTGCTGACCCGGCTCGACCTGGCCGAACGGGTCCGCACGGAGGCGGGTGGGCTGGTGGTCGTGGACGGCCCGCCGAGCTTGCGCGGCGATCTCGCGGCCGGTCTGGTCAGCGGCCGGTGCGATCTGGTCTCGTTCACCGAGGAGGCGGCATGA
- a CDS encoding iron-sulfur cluster assembly protein → MVTEAQARRALDTVIDPELDEPITDLGFVRSLEVSGSAVTVHLRLPTSFCSPNFAYLMASDAKDALSALPGAGEVAVFLDDHHDSDLINRGLAADAGYRGTFGHEAEESLAELRATFRRKAHTAAMERVLTAMLRAGLPEDGLHDVVLGDLPPGPATTALLRRREALGLSTEPSAFALVDDDGNRYPREEVPLRLRFARSIRISIDGNAHFCRGLLRTRYPESAADQSPVKEKVS, encoded by the coding sequence ATGGTCACCGAAGCGCAGGCCCGCCGCGCACTGGACACGGTGATCGACCCGGAGCTGGACGAGCCCATCACCGACCTCGGGTTCGTGCGGTCCCTGGAGGTGTCCGGATCCGCCGTGACCGTGCACCTGCGGCTGCCGACGTCGTTCTGCTCGCCGAACTTCGCCTACCTGATGGCCTCCGACGCCAAGGACGCGCTGTCCGCGCTGCCGGGCGCCGGTGAGGTCGCGGTGTTCCTCGACGACCACCACGACTCGGACCTGATCAACCGCGGGCTGGCCGCCGACGCCGGCTACCGCGGCACCTTCGGGCACGAGGCCGAGGAGAGCCTGGCGGAGCTGCGCGCCACGTTCCGCCGCAAGGCGCACACCGCGGCGATGGAACGCGTGCTCACCGCGATGCTGCGGGCCGGCCTGCCCGAGGACGGGCTGCACGACGTCGTCCTCGGCGACCTGCCACCCGGCCCGGCGACGACCGCGCTGCTGCGCCGCCGCGAGGCGCTCGGCCTGAGCACCGAGCCGTCGGCGTTCGCGCTCGTCGACGACGACGGCAACCGCTACCCGCGCGAGGAAGTGCCGCTGCGGCTGCGGTTCGCGCGGTCCATCCGCATCTCGATCGACGGCAACGCCCATTTCTGCCGTGGCCTGCTCCGGACGCGCTACCCGGAGTCGGCGGCGGACCAGTCACCCGTGAAGGAGAAGGTGTCGTGA
- a CDS encoding TetR/AcrR family transcriptional regulator produces the protein MSEARSRLLGTASRLFYAEGLHSVGIDRIVAEAKVTRATLYRHFPSKDDLVVAYLTAADDLIRAQIDTVRQAGHSPADTVRAVAETIAEGIRSDGFRGCAFLNAAAEYPAPDHPVHRAVLTHRQWFLDTITELMADAGETEPEPHARHFVMLRDGAMAAGCLTDPAAVCETFLLGVEGILKYRDAPVVDQAAVTTRQRRRPARASV, from the coding sequence GTGTCGGAAGCACGATCCCGGCTGCTGGGGACAGCCAGCCGGCTCTTCTACGCGGAAGGGCTGCACTCGGTCGGCATCGACCGGATCGTCGCCGAGGCGAAGGTGACCCGCGCGACGCTGTACCGGCACTTCCCGAGCAAGGACGACCTGGTCGTCGCCTACCTCACCGCGGCGGACGACCTGATCCGCGCCCAGATCGACACCGTGCGCCAGGCCGGGCACTCCCCCGCCGACACCGTGCGCGCAGTCGCCGAAACGATCGCCGAGGGCATCCGCTCCGACGGGTTCCGCGGGTGCGCCTTCCTCAACGCCGCCGCCGAGTACCCCGCGCCCGACCACCCGGTGCACCGCGCCGTCCTGACCCACCGGCAGTGGTTCCTCGACACGATCACCGAACTGATGGCCGACGCCGGCGAGACCGAACCCGAGCCGCACGCCAGGCACTTCGTCATGCTCCGCGACGGCGCCATGGCCGCGGGCTGCCTCACCGACCCAGCCGCGGTCTGCGAAACGTTCCTGCTCGGGGTCGAGGGGATTCTGAAGTACCGCGACGCCCCGGTGGTGGACCAGGCCGCGGTGACGACCCGCCAACGCCGCCGCCCGGCGCGGGCGTCAGTCTGA
- a CDS encoding DUF5709 domain-containing protein, whose product MDRDEIDDDVYEQLDASDTLDTRGPADPLDEGYSAAERPWATQGWGTTAREEATGEELSARLAREVAESGADEGDGLGDAYDTDGELLDDEVGDSRTGRLIALADGEAEVDLYARDIGIDGAGASAEEAAMHTIQIDER is encoded by the coding sequence ATGGACCGCGACGAGATCGACGACGACGTCTACGAGCAGCTGGACGCATCGGACACATTGGACACCAGGGGCCCCGCCGACCCGCTGGACGAGGGCTACTCGGCGGCGGAACGACCGTGGGCCACGCAGGGCTGGGGCACGACGGCGCGCGAGGAGGCGACGGGGGAGGAGCTGTCCGCGCGTCTGGCGCGCGAGGTGGCCGAGTCCGGCGCCGACGAGGGCGACGGCCTGGGCGACGCGTACGACACGGACGGCGAACTGCTGGACGACGAGGTCGGCGACTCGCGGACCGGCCGGCTGATCGCCCTGGCCGACGGCGAGGCCGAGGTGGACCTCTACGCACGCGACATCGGCATCGACGGAGCCGGCGCGTCGGCCGAAGAGGCCGCGATGCACACGATCCAGATCGACGAGCGCTGA